The genomic window TCTTGTCGGTTCGCAGGTCGAGCGCCGCCATGAGGTGGCGCACCCCCTGAGTGCGCTTGTAGGTCGCCCGCCGCCGGCGCCGGCGGGGTGAGGCGGGCGAGCCCTTGTCCTTGCGCGACGCCACCGGCGCCCACTGCTTCCCTGGCCGGGGCAGCAGGTTCAGCGGCCCGAACTCGTCCATGCAAATGATGACCGCCGGGTCGCCGGGGCCCGGCTCGGCCTTGCCGTCGGCGATGTCGTAGAGCTCGAGCACCCGGTTCTTCTTGGCCTCGTAGTCGGGATCGTTGGACTGCTTGAACGTTTTGATCACCTGAAAGGAGACGCCTTCTTACGGAGCAGGTCCCGCAGGCCCTCGTGGCTGATGTCGTCGACCACCCCCTCAGCCACCAGAAACTCGGCCAGCTTGGTCAGGCTCCACGTCGAGAACGGCAGGCCGTGGTCGACGGGCCGGGACGGGGCGATCTTCTTGATCTGCTGGCGCTGGGGGAGCGTGAACGTCGGCGGCCGGCCGCCCGAGTACTTCGGGTACAGCGAGTCGAAGCCGTCGTCGTTGAAGTTGTTGATCACGTCGCTCACCCGGTCTGCGCTGGTGAACGCCACCTTGGCGATCTGCTCGACATCCATCCCCTGGGCCGACAACAGCACCATCTGCGCCCGCCGCCACGTCACCACCGACCCCGAGCTGCGGCGCACGATCCGCAGCAGCCGGTTGCCTTCGTCGTTCGAGAGCTCCCGGACCCGAAGCCTCTCCCTGGACACCACCACCTCCTGACCTCGACCGATCTGAGCGGGAGATCAGCGTGCGCCATCGCGACTCCACGGTGGT from Acidimicrobiales bacterium includes these protein-coding regions:
- a CDS encoding helix-turn-helix domain-containing protein — encoded protein: MSRERLRVRELSNDEGNRLLRIVRRSSGSVVTWRRAQMVLLSAQGMDVEQIAKVAFTSADRVSDVINNFNDDGFDSLYPKYSGGRPPTFTLPQRQQIKKIAPSRPVDHGLPFSTWSLTKLAEFLVAEGVVDDISHEGLRDLLRKKASPFR